A stretch of the Duncaniella dubosii genome encodes the following:
- a CDS encoding DUF3575 domain-containing protein, giving the protein MKIKFLTAALLGAFCCIHTSAQDIAVKTNLLYDATLTINVGAEMQVAPKWSVDLSGNYNPWTLSGGKKWKHWMIQPEARYWFCQPLGGHFVGLHLLGGEYNIGHLGHGFKFLNNDAHALSDHRYQGWFAGAGIAYGYSWLLGKHWNLEAEIGIGWAYTRYDTFECKGCGRKVRANKAHNYVGPTKAALNLVYVF; this is encoded by the coding sequence ATGAAGATTAAATTTCTCACGGCAGCGCTGCTGGGAGCCTTTTGTTGTATCCATACCTCAGCGCAGGACATCGCCGTAAAAACCAACCTTCTGTATGACGCTACCCTGACTATTAATGTCGGAGCGGAGATGCAGGTCGCCCCTAAATGGAGCGTCGACCTGTCGGGAAACTACAACCCGTGGACCCTCTCGGGAGGGAAGAAGTGGAAACACTGGATGATACAGCCCGAGGCGCGCTACTGGTTCTGTCAGCCTCTCGGCGGACACTTCGTCGGTCTCCACCTACTCGGCGGTGAATACAACATCGGCCACCTCGGCCACGGCTTCAAGTTTCTCAACAACGACGCCCACGCTCTCTCCGACCACCGCTATCAGGGTTGGTTTGCCGGCGCAGGCATAGCCTACGGCTACTCTTGGCTGCTCGGAAAACACTGGAACCTCGAAGCCGAAATCGGCATCGGATGGGCCTACACCCGCTACGACACCTTCGAGTGCAAGGGATGTGGCCGCAAGGTCCGTGCCAACAAGGCCCACAACTACGTCGGCCCGACTAAAGCCGCCCTCAACCTCGTATATGTATTTTAA
- a CDS encoding DUF3868 domain-containing protein, protein MRTIHTLLMAMATVSATAATQSVTVSDVNVERSASSLVVTMNLDATAMKLKSDREIKYIPVITNGTERRELPEVIIAGRNRYIQNQRHDTPEAPAILSRAGHTVSYSTIIPYEQWMEESRLVLVEDECDCGVLTLSSGQTSELASIDFVERVFAPQFVMVTPPAELEKTRSAKGSAYVDFPVNRTEISPTYRRNPEELAKIRSTIDVVANDPDSRITSVSIVGFASPEGSYANNERLAKGRSASLAEYVRGLYSFDADMMHTSWVAENWKDSATTWRHAASPTPQPSSPSSTTHLSLPTCANGGSNPSSRRTTHSSSKTYIPDSDVQTTPSTTWSAPSSQSKKSVRSWRPHPRSSASTKSMSWLTFLSLTPTPIARRLSLLSVCIPTTPLQISTWLPLHSVATSSMQQRAIWQRPETPLVPHMRVVSSLQSRATMPLPTPY, encoded by the coding sequence ATGAGAACCATTCATACACTCCTCATGGCAATGGCAACCGTCAGCGCCACCGCAGCCACCCAGTCGGTGACGGTCAGCGATGTAAACGTCGAACGCTCCGCAAGCTCCCTCGTCGTCACCATGAACCTCGACGCAACCGCAATGAAGCTCAAGAGCGACCGTGAGATAAAATACATCCCCGTGATCACCAACGGCACAGAGCGCCGCGAGCTCCCAGAGGTTATCATCGCAGGGCGTAACCGCTACATACAGAACCAGCGCCACGACACCCCCGAAGCGCCCGCCATTCTCTCGCGTGCCGGACACACCGTCAGCTATTCAACCATCATCCCCTACGAGCAGTGGATGGAAGAATCGCGCCTTGTGCTCGTAGAGGACGAATGCGACTGCGGTGTCCTCACCCTCTCGTCGGGCCAGACATCCGAACTCGCCTCGATCGACTTCGTTGAGCGCGTTTTCGCCCCGCAGTTCGTTATGGTCACCCCTCCCGCAGAGCTTGAGAAAACCCGCTCGGCAAAAGGCTCGGCCTATGTCGACTTCCCTGTCAACCGCACCGAAATCTCACCCACCTACCGCCGCAACCCCGAGGAGCTGGCCAAAATACGCTCGACAATCGATGTCGTAGCCAACGACCCCGACTCGCGCATAACCTCCGTCTCCATCGTCGGCTTCGCATCGCCCGAAGGCTCTTATGCCAACAACGAGCGCCTTGCCAAAGGCCGTTCGGCTTCGCTCGCCGAATACGTCCGCGGACTCTATTCGTTTGACGCCGACATGATGCACACCTCGTGGGTGGCCGAAAACTGGAAGGACTCCGCAACTACGTGGCGACATGCAGCCTCCCCGACACCACAGCCCTCCTCGCCGTCATCGACGACACATCTCTCGCTCCCGACGTGCGCGAATGGCGGCTCAAATCCAAGTTCCCGCAGGACTACGCATTCCTCCTCAAAAACGTATATCCCGGACTCCGACGTTCAGACTACACCGTCGACTACGTGGTCCGCTCCTTCGTCACAGTCGAAGAAATCCGTCAGGTCATGGCGACCGCACCCCAGAAGCTCAGCCTCAACGAAATCTATGTCGTGGCTAACTTTCTTGAGCCTGACTCCGACCCCTATCGCGAGGCGTTTGAGCTTGCTGTCCGTATGTATCCCGACGACCCCGTTGCAAATCTCAACATGGCTGCCATTGCACTCCGTCGCGACGAGCTCAATGCAGCAGCGGGCTATCTGGCAAAGGCCGGAAACTCCCCTCGTGCCACATATGCGCGTGGTGTCCTCGCTGCAAAGCAGGGCGACAATGCCACTGCCAACACCCTACTGA
- a CDS encoding ISAs1 family transposase, with amino-acid sequence MDPLDQKHSIEARKPNHAAKVLNKFIPQGSILERLMNFAWSVPDFRRCDKGNIRHRLSDIIILMILGRTCGYVGRADIIAFGRHNLKKLRKMGLLKNGIPSEATLCRVENGVDDLSMADRMQAFAEGFRNELLKACRDREIVCVDGKAERGTVQENGRNPDIVSAYSFNAGITVATEACQEKSNEIKAVPVLIDKIDISGKIVTADAMSMQKEIIDRIREQGGDFLIELKANQRSLRYGVEDRLEGLTPVYSYTEGPELGHGRIETRTYRVYDGLEVIADKEKWGGNMTIIEYEADTVRKSTGAHTSEKRLYVSSLPTDTPALGAYVRDHWSIESMHWGLDVNLLQDRIKRKSSKAARNLDTIQRIVLSVFSIWKGLRKKRSDKRKGVAELMRHVSMSFTKLMRFLCQK; translated from the coding sequence ATGGATCCGCTTGACCAAAAACATTCGATTGAGGCACGTAAGCCCAATCATGCCGCAAAAGTACTAAATAAATTCATACCACAGGGCAGTATCCTGGAACGCCTGATGAATTTTGCCTGGTCAGTCCCTGATTTCCGTAGGTGTGATAAAGGAAACATCCGTCACCGGCTCAGTGACATCATCATTCTGATGATACTGGGACGGACCTGCGGGTATGTCGGACGTGCTGATATAATAGCGTTCGGCAGACACAATCTCAAAAAACTCCGTAAAATGGGTCTACTGAAGAATGGAATCCCTTCGGAGGCTACCCTTTGTCGGGTGGAGAACGGTGTCGACGATTTATCCATGGCCGACAGGATGCAGGCGTTCGCCGAGGGCTTCCGCAATGAGCTGCTTAAGGCGTGCCGCGACAGGGAAATAGTCTGTGTGGACGGTAAGGCCGAGCGTGGCACCGTTCAGGAAAACGGGCGCAATCCGGATATTGTGTCGGCATATTCTTTCAATGCCGGCATTACAGTGGCAACGGAAGCATGTCAGGAAAAGAGCAACGAGATAAAGGCAGTCCCGGTACTGATTGACAAAATCGACATATCCGGAAAGATCGTAACCGCAGACGCCATGTCCATGCAGAAGGAGATAATCGACAGAATCAGGGAGCAAGGCGGTGACTTCCTGATAGAACTCAAGGCCAACCAGCGCTCCCTGCGCTACGGCGTGGAAGACAGACTTGAGGGGCTCACGCCCGTCTATTCATATACCGAAGGGCCGGAACTCGGACACGGCAGAATCGAGACCCGGACTTATCGTGTCTACGACGGGCTTGAAGTCATAGCAGACAAGGAGAAATGGGGCGGCAATATGACGATAATAGAATATGAAGCCGACACGGTAAGGAAGTCAACAGGCGCGCATACCTCCGAAAAAAGGCTGTATGTGAGCAGTCTGCCAACCGACACGCCCGCTCTCGGGGCATATGTGCGAGACCACTGGTCGATAGAGAGCATGCACTGGGGGCTGGATGTCAATCTCCTGCAAGACAGGATCAAACGTAAGTCGTCTAAAGCTGCCCGCAATCTTGACACCATCCAGAGAATAGTCCTCTCGGTATTTTCAATATGGAAAGGGCTTCGCAAAAAGCGGTCGGACAAAAGAAAAGGAGTGGCAGAGCTCATGAGGCATGTCTCAATGAGCTTTACTAAACTCATGCGGTTCCTGTGCCAAAAATGA
- a CDS encoding ParB/RepB/Spo0J family partition protein — MLPKRPALGRGLDSLIAMDDAPARGTSAINDIEISRISPNPDQPRSLFDEESLEELSRSIRELGIIQPLSLRKTGPDTYQIIAGERRYRAAIMAGLTTVPAYIRTANDTELTEMALIENIQREDLNAIEIALTFKKLIEQYDLTQERLSERIGKKRTTIANFLRLLRLPAEVQLGLRDKRIDMGHARALLSIDDPKLQLRLYEEILRHGLSVRKVEELAKKYQQAALEGKTPADESKRLSNNDYDILKNHLSQRFSTPVKLTCDASGKGKISFSFRDEAELERLIAIFDTAKQ; from the coding sequence ATGCTGCCAAAACGTCCGGCTCTCGGCCGCGGGCTTGATTCGCTCATCGCGATGGACGACGCTCCAGCCCGTGGCACATCGGCCATCAACGACATAGAGATTTCGCGAATCTCTCCCAATCCTGACCAGCCCCGAAGCCTCTTTGACGAAGAGTCGCTCGAAGAACTGTCGCGGTCCATACGTGAACTCGGCATCATCCAGCCGCTGTCATTGCGCAAGACCGGCCCGGATACATATCAGATTATCGCCGGCGAGCGCCGTTACCGTGCGGCCATCATGGCCGGGCTGACCACAGTTCCGGCCTATATCCGCACGGCCAACGATACGGAGCTTACCGAAATGGCGCTCATCGAGAACATCCAGCGCGAGGATCTCAACGCTATTGAAATTGCACTGACATTCAAGAAGCTTATCGAGCAATATGATCTTACGCAGGAGCGCCTGAGCGAACGCATCGGCAAGAAGCGCACAACAATCGCCAATTTCCTGCGTCTGCTCCGTCTGCCCGCAGAAGTTCAGTTAGGGCTGCGCGACAAGCGCATTGACATGGGCCATGCGCGCGCGCTGCTGAGCATCGACGATCCCAAACTTCAGCTGAGACTCTACGAGGAAATCCTCAGACACGGGCTTTCGGTGCGCAAGGTCGAGGAGCTTGCCAAGAAATATCAGCAGGCCGCCCTCGAAGGCAAGACTCCGGCCGATGAGAGCAAAAGACTTTCTAACAATGATTATGATATTTTAAAAAATCATCTTTCACAGCGCTTCAGCACCCCTGTAAAGCTAACATGCGATGCTTCCGGCAAGGGTAAAATCTCATTTTCTTTCCGCGACGAGGCGGAACTTGAAAGATTAATTGCTATCTTTGACACTGCAAAACAGTGA
- a CDS encoding Mfa1 family fimbria major subunit (Members of this family are fimbrial shaft proteins (major subunit proteins), found in the Bacteriodetes. The family is named for Mfa1 from Porphyromonas gingivalis, and is related to but distinct from the family of FimA from the species.) translates to MKINKFLLGAFALSVGFASCSNEEPIKGDNGGATEASKYMSVAISNLANGSRAEDDDPAKSEFETAETIEGSISKENLYFLFYDGNGKAFGLAYANVNADKDDVITNMVKPAELSSSEGYGDEEGLKGVLVLGKPTAPYVGQLPAKVLCVANPRTDVMKSLENKNLNVVINTLTTAPTSWTKAGDFLMTNAVYVKNGTVITAIDLDASAFSDTPEGAKNNPVVISLERLTAKIRVAYEENFDVQRRPGKNEPSQTIENPGKFNLDGADARFTASIEGWQLVNIPSQANAFKKLEPDNYAGWNWKWNDVNRGRSYWAESTTGTFTNKDYDIYSENQFKNQSFVSGTANVQYCYENTTVPEAKVSDRNPNVTAIVVKATIKHNGQPINMYKWSGAYYTEDRIKEKVAQQYNADDHPIQATKDNVSFEPNKKGDNTHRAIVTINDVETAVPQFSEVQHWVDGVTSYYMNIEHLGGLTGVVRNHIYDYVIDGIVGLGTPGNETENPAVIESYLAAHVRILNWRTVSNTVTLE, encoded by the coding sequence ATGAAGATTAACAAATTTCTTCTTGGTGCATTCGCCCTCTCAGTAGGGTTTGCATCTTGTTCAAATGAAGAGCCCATCAAGGGTGACAACGGCGGTGCTACTGAAGCATCAAAGTATATGTCCGTGGCTATAAGCAATCTTGCTAATGGTAGTCGAGCTGAAGATGATGATCCTGCTAAGAGTGAATTTGAAACAGCTGAGACCATCGAAGGTTCAATCTCGAAAGAAAATCTCTATTTCCTTTTTTATGATGGAAATGGTAAAGCATTCGGTCTTGCATACGCAAATGTCAATGCAGACAAAGATGATGTCATAACCAATATGGTAAAACCGGCTGAGCTTTCATCAAGTGAAGGTTATGGTGATGAAGAAGGTCTTAAAGGTGTGCTTGTTCTTGGAAAGCCAACAGCCCCATATGTAGGGCAACTTCCAGCAAAAGTGTTATGTGTGGCTAATCCTCGCACCGATGTGATGAAAAGTCTTGAAAATAAGAACTTGAATGTCGTAATTAATACACTGACAACAGCTCCGACTTCTTGGACAAAAGCAGGTGATTTTTTGATGACCAATGCTGTTTATGTTAAAAATGGTACTGTAATAACTGCTATTGATTTGGATGCGAGTGCATTTTCTGATACTCCGGAAGGAGCAAAAAATAATCCTGTAGTAATCAGCTTAGAGCGTCTAACTGCTAAAATCCGTGTTGCTTATGAAGAAAATTTCGATGTTCAGCGTCGTCCCGGTAAAAATGAGCCATCTCAGACAATTGAAAATCCCGGTAAATTTAATCTTGATGGCGCAGACGCACGATTTACAGCGTCGATTGAAGGCTGGCAACTTGTAAATATTCCGTCACAAGCCAATGCTTTCAAGAAACTCGAGCCTGACAATTATGCTGGTTGGAATTGGAAATGGAATGATGTAAACCGTGGTCGTTCTTATTGGGCTGAGTCCACTACTGGTACTTTCACTAATAAAGATTATGATATTTACAGTGAAAATCAATTCAAGAATCAATCTTTTGTATCAGGTACAGCGAACGTTCAGTATTGCTATGAAAATACGACTGTCCCCGAAGCAAAAGTTTCAGATCGTAATCCCAATGTAACCGCAATAGTTGTAAAAGCTACTATAAAGCATAATGGACAGCCTATTAATATGTACAAGTGGAGTGGAGCTTATTATACAGAAGATCGTATAAAAGAAAAAGTTGCTCAACAGTATAATGCTGATGATCATCCTATTCAAGCAACTAAAGACAACGTAAGTTTTGAGCCTAACAAGAAAGGTGATAACACTCATCGTGCTATAGTAACAATTAATGATGTAGAAACGGCAGTTCCTCAGTTTAGTGAAGTTCAGCATTGGGTAGACGGTGTGACATCTTACTATATGAATATTGAACATCTCGGTGGTTTGACAGGCGTGGTTCGTAATCATATCTATGATTATGTAATTGATGGTATTGTCGGACTGGGTACTCCGGGTAACGAAACTGAGAATCCAGCGGTTATCGAATCTTATCTTGCTGCGCATGTTCGTATTCTTAACTGGCGTACTGTTTCCAACACTGTCACTCTCGAATAA
- a CDS encoding DUF5683 domain-containing protein: MQSAAEKDHNHIGPLFGVLVGMMMIVLTCPFNIFSETPPPAAPVAAIDSAGRNLPVRPNRPVRPKKRPTSPITVMPDSIPIGRPLTEPSVVVVDSLSVHGDSVSVVPVDSAAVVNAPLPNPNDSVAGLYVEKTFTFVPNPTKAVWMSALFPGLGQLYNRRYWKLPIVVGAYMGLGYATNWNNTMLRDYTRAYSDIMDSDPNTNSYMDFFAPTVNEADLDKSWLTDLLRRRKNMYRRNRDLCIICMVGVYAIAMIDAYVDAQLAHFDISPDLSVDIAPTLLPGDTSGRFTLPSVGFYWALNF; the protein is encoded by the coding sequence ATGCAATCAGCAGCGGAAAAAGATCATAACCACATAGGGCCTCTGTTTGGTGTGCTTGTCGGCATGATGATGATCGTGCTGACATGTCCTTTTAACATTTTTTCTGAAACTCCGCCGCCGGCAGCTCCAGTTGCGGCGATTGACAGCGCCGGCCGCAATCTGCCGGTGCGCCCAAACAGACCGGTGCGTCCCAAGAAGCGCCCGACATCGCCCATCACCGTCATGCCCGACAGCATTCCCATCGGACGGCCTCTGACAGAGCCTTCGGTTGTCGTTGTCGACAGTCTTTCGGTTCATGGCGATTCGGTCTCCGTAGTCCCTGTCGACTCTGCCGCCGTGGTCAACGCACCGCTCCCCAATCCAAATGATTCCGTGGCCGGCCTCTATGTCGAAAAGACTTTCACCTTTGTCCCCAATCCGACAAAAGCCGTGTGGATGTCGGCTCTCTTCCCGGGGCTCGGACAGCTCTACAACCGGCGCTACTGGAAACTGCCGATCGTAGTCGGTGCATACATGGGACTTGGCTATGCCACAAACTGGAACAACACCATGCTGCGCGACTACACACGCGCCTATTCCGACATAATGGACAGCGACCCCAATACAAACAGCTACATGGATTTCTTCGCACCGACAGTCAATGAGGCCGATCTCGACAAATCGTGGCTCACTGACCTGTTGCGCCGCCGTAAGAACATGTACCGTCGCAACCGCGACCTATGTATAATATGTATGGTCGGTGTCTATGCGATCGCCATGATCGATGCCTATGTCGATGCCCAGCTTGCCCATTTCGACATTTCGCCTGACCTTAGTGTCGACATCGCGCCGACGCTTCTTCCCGGCGACACTTCGGGGCGGTTCACGCTGCCGAGCGTGGGATTCTACTGGGCGCTCAATTTCTGA
- a CDS encoding ParA family protein produces the protein MGKIIAIANQKGGVGKTTTTINLAASLAAEGKKTLIIDADPQANATSGYGIDPKSMASSIYECLVDDYPVAGSQVSTCCEGLDLVGSRIDLAGAEIELINKPSRENVLKRAVGDVADIYDFILIDCSPSLGLITVNALTAADSVIIPVQAEYFALEGITKLLNTIRIIKSKLNPALEIEGFLLTMYDARLRLANQIYEELKGHFGPMVFDTVIPRNIRLSEAPSHGLPALLYDPISRGATSHISLARELISKNQAKAS, from the coding sequence ATGGGTAAAATCATTGCTATCGCCAATCAAAAGGGCGGTGTAGGAAAAACCACGACAACAATCAATCTCGCGGCATCTCTTGCTGCCGAAGGGAAAAAGACTCTGATCATTGATGCCGATCCTCAGGCAAACGCCACCTCGGGCTACGGCATCGATCCAAAATCAATGGCCTCGTCGATCTACGAATGCCTTGTCGACGATTATCCTGTGGCCGGTTCGCAGGTCAGCACTTGCTGCGAGGGACTCGACCTTGTCGGCTCGCGCATAGACCTCGCCGGTGCGGAAATCGAACTCATCAACAAGCCTTCGCGTGAAAATGTGCTTAAAAGAGCTGTTGGCGACGTGGCCGATATCTATGATTTCATACTGATTGACTGCTCTCCATCTCTCGGACTCATAACAGTCAATGCTCTGACTGCCGCCGACTCCGTGATTATCCCGGTTCAGGCCGAATATTTCGCGCTCGAAGGCATCACCAAACTTCTCAATACCATACGTATCATCAAGTCGAAACTCAATCCGGCGCTTGAAATCGAAGGATTCCTTCTGACCATGTACGACGCCCGTCTGCGTCTTGCCAATCAGATCTACGAGGAGCTGAAGGGACACTTCGGCCCGATGGTGTTCGACACGGTGATTCCGCGCAACATCCGTCTGAGCGAGGCTCCGAGCCACGGGCTGCCGGCTCTGCTCTACGATCCGATCTCGCGCGGGGCTACTTCTCATATTTCCCTCGCCCGAGAACTCATCTCGAAAAATCAGGCGAAAGCATCCTGA
- a CDS encoding FimB/Mfa2 family fimbrial subunit, translating to MKLHTIIKNTAIAAASMATLLTATGCHSIFEDSDCVDSYNIVRLTYDHNMKFADAFGNEVDRVTLLAVDAKTGKLARRFDVARSQLSANHELAVQVEPGSYDFLVWGGDYSGHFDIAEGETGKSALEDFHCKLRRNQAGESDAQLSRLFHTLQRVELPYASPSKPNHVTLNLKKNTNTVRVVLQHLSGEPVFADNFDFTITDNNGWLNHDNTLRDREQLVYRPWFTKSGQIDVNVNPQDPKGAPAAPFAVPSRAVLGASLAEFTTSRLLTENKPMLTIINKAENKVVLSIPVIDYALLVKGYENASLSDQEYLDRQDEYNMTFFLDEGGRWISAVIIINDWRIVRHETPIE from the coding sequence ATGAAGCTACATACTATTATAAAAAATACGGCCATTGCAGCCGCCTCAATGGCAACACTTTTGACTGCCACAGGCTGTCACTCAATCTTTGAGGACAGCGACTGTGTCGACAGCTACAACATCGTAAGACTCACTTACGACCACAATATGAAATTTGCCGATGCCTTTGGCAACGAAGTCGACCGCGTCACCCTGCTTGCAGTCGATGCCAAGACCGGCAAGCTTGCCCGCCGATTCGACGTCGCCCGCAGTCAGCTCTCCGCCAATCACGAACTCGCCGTGCAGGTCGAGCCGGGAAGCTACGACTTCCTCGTCTGGGGCGGTGATTACTCCGGCCATTTCGACATAGCCGAAGGCGAGACCGGCAAATCGGCGCTCGAAGACTTCCACTGCAAGCTCCGACGCAATCAGGCCGGTGAATCCGACGCACAGCTCTCGCGACTGTTCCATACCCTGCAGCGCGTCGAGCTTCCTTATGCCTCCCCGTCGAAGCCCAACCACGTCACACTCAACTTGAAGAAAAACACCAACACCGTCCGCGTCGTGCTTCAGCATCTTTCGGGCGAGCCAGTGTTTGCCGACAATTTCGACTTCACCATCACCGACAACAACGGATGGCTCAACCACGACAACACCCTCCGCGACCGCGAGCAGCTTGTCTATCGTCCGTGGTTCACCAAGAGCGGACAGATTGATGTCAACGTCAATCCTCAGGATCCAAAGGGTGCGCCCGCAGCTCCGTTTGCAGTTCCGTCGCGTGCGGTGCTCGGCGCATCGCTCGCCGAGTTCACCACCTCGCGCCTCCTGACCGAAAACAAACCCATGCTCACCATCATCAACAAGGCCGAAAACAAGGTCGTGTTGAGCATCCCGGTCATTGACTACGCCCTGCTTGTCAAAGGCTACGAAAACGCTTCGCTCTCCGATCAGGAATATCTCGACCGTCAGGATGAATACAACATGACATTCTTCCTCGACGAAGGCGGACGCTGGATCAGCGCTGTCATCATCATCAACGACTGGCGCATTGTCCGTCATGAGACTCCAATCGAATAA
- a CDS encoding lytic transglycosylase domain-containing protein: MKKSILATLLALGLSASMTLSARSILDIKQSITDDNIIAPESFETQTRLLEENFYIKNYVVPGMDLGEPQPASPAEYEERLKVLPTVIEMPYNSLVGNFINMYLTKKRTLVADMLALHSYYGPIFVEELIKEGMPTELQYLPVIESAINPNAISRAGAAGLWQFMPATAKGLGMEVNSLVDERRDARLSSRNAARYLKQLYDIYNDWSLAIAAYNCGPGNVNKAMRRAGEGKKDFWEIYEFLPAETRGYVPVFIAANYVMNYYGKHGITPTIIKRHLTTDTVTVDKYIHFNQIAAVLNIPVDEIRMLNPQFLKDVIPGDYRPYTLTLPTQQCLSYVMSEKRIADYDSELYARRSHVEPGAQPADPVLPESDHGAANLASASRQSVNAETNNELAHTGLVEQMTVRTHVVGRGESIRDIARKYGVSATDIKRWNHLRRGKVREGDSLRIETFERMNPENIKVVAAAEVAQVTPQELREAGATELVVAVAKASGQSSASTPSTSGQDAAASPASAEPATPAKTPAKTTAAPKKAAPATTVYRVRKGDNLGKIAARYGTTVAAIQAANGMGSKTALQIGQKLKIPPKKAKKSTSRRRRR; this comes from the coding sequence ATGAAAAAATCAATCCTTGCCACATTGCTTGCTCTTGGGCTTTCGGCCTCGATGACGCTCAGTGCGCGGTCGATACTCGACATCAAGCAGTCAATAACCGACGACAATATAATCGCTCCCGAAAGCTTCGAGACACAGACTCGTCTGCTTGAAGAGAACTTCTATATAAAGAACTACGTAGTGCCGGGAATGGACCTCGGCGAGCCGCAGCCCGCATCTCCTGCTGAATACGAGGAGCGGCTCAAGGTGCTACCGACCGTAATCGAGATGCCCTACAATTCGCTTGTCGGCAATTTCATCAACATGTATCTGACCAAGAAGCGCACACTTGTGGCCGACATGCTCGCCCTCCACAGCTACTACGGTCCGATATTTGTCGAGGAGCTTATCAAGGAAGGGATGCCGACTGAGCTGCAATATCTCCCGGTGATCGAATCGGCCATCAATCCCAACGCGATTTCGCGTGCGGGCGCGGCCGGACTCTGGCAGTTCATGCCCGCCACCGCAAAGGGGCTTGGCATGGAGGTCAACTCGCTCGTCGACGAGCGCAGGGACGCACGTCTTTCCTCGCGCAACGCCGCCCGCTACCTGAAGCAGCTCTACGACATCTACAACGACTGGTCGCTTGCGATCGCCGCCTACAACTGCGGACCCGGCAATGTCAACAAGGCCATGCGCAGGGCAGGGGAGGGGAAGAAGGATTTCTGGGAAATCTACGAGTTTCTTCCGGCAGAGACCAGAGGCTATGTCCCCGTGTTTATCGCCGCCAACTATGTGATGAACTATTATGGCAAACACGGCATTACCCCGACCATCATCAAGCGCCATCTCACCACCGACACTGTCACTGTCGACAAATACATACACTTCAACCAGATTGCGGCTGTGCTCAACATCCCTGTCGATGAAATCCGCATGCTCAACCCGCAGTTCCTCAAGGACGTGATTCCCGGAGACTACCGGCCATACACGCTCACTCTGCCGACCCAGCAGTGTCTGAGCTACGTGATGAGCGAGAAGCGCATCGCCGACTACGATTCCGAGCTTTACGCCCGCCGCTCGCATGTCGAGCCGGGGGCGCAGCCCGCCGACCCTGTGCTGCCCGAGAGCGACCACGGCGCTGCCAACCTTGCCAGCGCGAGCCGCCAGAGCGTAAACGCCGAGACAAACAACGAGCTTGCACATACCGGCCTTGTCGAACAGATGACGGTCAGGACCCACGTCGTTGGCCGTGGCGAAAGCATCCGCGACATAGCCCGCAAATATGGAGTCTCAGCCACCGACATCAAGCGATGGAACCACCTCCGTCGCGGAAAAGTGCGCGAGGGCGACTCTTTGCGCATCGAGACTTTCGAACGCATGAATCCTGAAAACATCAAGGTCGTGGCCGCTGCGGAAGTCGCACAGGTCACTCCTCAGGAACTCCGCGAGGCCGGTGCTACCGAGCTTGTCGTTGCCGTAGCCAAGGCTTCGGGCCAGTCGTCAGCCTCGACACCGTCAACGTCCGGGCAGGATGCGGCCGCATCGCCGGCTTCCGCCGAGCCTGCCACTCCGGCCAAAACACCTGCCAAGACTACAGCAGCGCCTAAGAAAGCAGCCCCGGCGACTACTGTCTACAGAGTCCGCAAGGGCGACAACCTCGGCAAGATCGCCGCGCGCTACGGCACGACGGTCGCCGCCATTCAGGCTGCCAACGGCATGGGGTCGAAAACGGCCCTCCAGATAGGACAGAAGCTCAAGATTCCGCCGAAAAAGGCCAAGAAATCGACTTCTCGCCGCCGTCGTCGCTGA